In Cotesia glomerata isolate CgM1 linkage group LG1, MPM_Cglom_v2.3, whole genome shotgun sequence, one genomic interval encodes:
- the LOC123275400 gene encoding zinc finger protein 615-like isoform X3 translates to MKVVCAASTCKYSSKNEDSSDIIFISFPNNEMSTVWAHNCGRPDLLIKSSIELHNNYYICSNHIEDRYFISKTDRIILTEGAVPTLFHHQLQLNNDSVSDSHYHDLKKYTPTTSGSNDDIINTMQLNNCINNVNDCSSTNFRDTVYTNDLHSTSSHINEISSNVSSIDSGDSNLNNYCNININIGQYEDDGDGNDDIGVRYSSLCRLCGQSISDGIDILSDKQINLKTIDKIHLHLPISIDPSESMPLKMCADCYDKLEISHSLVITSLQTEIRLRKYLNLPIKFNDEDRYRELISLHEIEINNEMCMDSTVSTVDDLAAITNKDKSSNISVLSSNISTAQVNQTVIQCPNDTPTKLDDRFKYVLQSDLNNLLLEPLTSLESANNTPNSPVVENNVESLIMENDQQQSPAQISLSSRNDKRDIVENIFNAFRCKKCKDLFNKEEDLLIHDLYHTRTTYPDQERKCGHCSSSFFNRKDLQNHISEKHSGLQMLFKCGICDKVYEKRSSLDVHEATHRQDKPYLCDLCGKSFKHSNNLRGHKRTHLDVAMKKRHNCEICGNAFRSRFHLKEHINQHNGDKPNKCEQCEKAFSKRIQLRQHRLSHGLNKHTCPICGVSFNRRSNMNTHMKRHAKNDGMYTCSVCESSFKSMSELKLHRKEHTENDILESIKKKCNDKEIYQCKICSRAFSKRAALLNHERTHNGTQPRVECDICGKKLANKSSLKYHTKSIHSTERPHTCQFCDEAFVTKEARLIHERIHTGERPYVCKICNMQYRCSSNLSQHMKVHSEVRPHTCQQCNKSFTRKGALTIHERTHTGIKLFTCTICDKIFSQKSELIKHIKVHQVHKVLSCEYCNQIFYSKTDISKHFDSVHKIYSNNTNGSLINDKRIVITENLDIYSLDINTCNIKESTGE, encoded by the exons atgaaagttGTTTGTGCAGCAAGTACATGTAAATATTCATCTAAAAATGAAGATTCaagtgatattatttttatcagctTCCCTAACAATGAAAT gTCCACAGTTTGGGCCCACAATTGCGGCAGGCCagatttattaatcaaatcaAGCATAGAGTTgcacaataattattacatatgCTCAAATCACATTGAAGATCGTTACTTCATAAGTAAAACAGATCGCATAATATTAACAGAAGGTGCTGTACCGACATTATTTCACCatcaattacaattaaataatgactcagTATCGGATTCACATTACCACgacttgaaaaaatatacacCTACTACATCAGGATCAAATGATGATATTATCAACACAATGCAATTAAACAATTGTATCAATAATGTAAACGATTGTTCGTCAACCAATTTTAGAGACACTGTTTATACCAACGATTTACATTCCACAAGCAGccatattaatgaaattagtAGTAATGTTTCGTCTATTGATAGCGGTGATagtaatttaaacaattactgcaatataaatataaatattggacaGTATGAGGACGACGGTGATGGTAATGATGACATTGGAGTAAGATACAGCAGTTTATGTAGACTATGTGGCCAATCAATTAGCGATGGTATTGACATACTTTCTGATAAGCAAATTAACTTGAAGACAAttgataaaatacatttacatTTGCCAATATCTATTGATCCTAGTGAGTCAATGCCGCTCAAAATGTGCGCTGATTGCTATgataaattagaaatttctCATTCTTTAGTTATTACGTCCTTGCAAACTGAAATTAGATTAAGAAAATATCTTAATCTTCCTATTAAG tTTAATGATGAAGATAGATATCGTGAATTAATCTCATTACACGAAATagaaataaacaatgaaatgtGTATGGATTCAACAGTTTCAACAGTTGATGATTTAGCAGCAATAACAAACAAAGATAAATCTAGTAATATATCTGTACTATCTAGTAATATATCAACAGCACAAGTTAATCAAACAGTAATACAATGTCCAAATGACACACCAACAAAATTAGATGATCGTTTTAAGTATGTACTTCAAtcagatttaaataatttattattagaacCATTAACATCGCTCGAGTCCGCAAACAATACACCAAACAGTCCAGTTGTTGAAAATAATGTTGAAAGTTTAATTATGGAAAATGACCAACAGCAATCACCGGCGCAAATAAGTTTAAGTAGCAGAAATGATAAACGTgatattgttgaaaatatattcaaCG CGTTTAGATGTAAAAAGTGTAAggatttatttaacaaagaagaagatttattaatacatgACTTATATCATACGAGAACAACTTATCCAGATCAAGAACGCAAATGCGGACATTGTTCATCGTCATTTTTCAATCGAAAAGATCTGCAAAATCATATTTCCGAAAAACATAGCGGACTGCAAATGCTATTTAAGTGCGGAATTTGTGACAAAGTTTATGAAAAACGGTCAAGCCTTGATGTTCATGAGGCTACGCATCGTCAAGATAAACCGTATCTCTGTGATCTTTGTGGTAAAAGTTTTAAgcattctaataatttaagagGACACAAACGTACACATTTAGATGTTGCTATGAAAAAAAGGCACAATTGTGAAATATGTGGAAATGCTTTTAGATCAAG aTTTCATTTGAAAGAGCATATAAATCAACATAATGGTGATAAGCCGAACAAATGTGAACAATGTGAAAAAGCCTTTTCCAAAAGAATCCAATTGCGACAACACCGACTTTCGCATGGTTTAAATAAACACACTTGTCCTATCTGCGGAGTATCATTCAATCGCAGAAGTAATATGAATACACACATGAAAAGGCACGCTAAAAATGATGGGATGTACACTTGTAGC gTATGTGAAAGCAGCTTTAAATCAATGAGCGAGTTAAAATTACATCGGAAAGAGCACACCGAAAATGATATACttgaaagtattaaaaaaaaatgcaatgaCAAAGAAATATACCAGTGTAAAATATGTTCAAGAGCATTTTCAAAACGCGCTGCATTGTTGAATCATGAGCGTACGCACAATGGTACACAGCCGCGAGTTGAATGTGACATATGCGGAAAAAAATTAGCGAACAAAAGTTCATTAAAATACCATACTAAATCAATACATTCAACGGAAAGGCCACACACGTGTCAATTCTGCGATGAAGCGTTCGTTACAAAAGAAGCGCGTCTTATCCACGAAAGAATACACACTGGCGAACGCCCTTACGTATGTAAAATATGTAATATGCAATATAGATGCTCGAGTAATCTTAGTCAGCATATGAAAGTTCATTCTGAAGTACGACCTCATACATGTCAACAGTGTAATAAAAGTTTCACACGTAAAGGCGCATTGACTATTCATGAACGTACTCATACTGGTATCAAACTATTTACCTGCACTAtttgtgataaaatattttcacaaaAGTCTGAACtaattaaacatattaaagTACATCAGGTACATAAAGTACTGAGTTGTGAATATtgtaatcaaatattttattctaagACTGATATTTCTAAACACTTTGACAGTGTTCATAAAATTTACTCTAATAATACAAACGGTTCTTTGATTAATGATAAACGGATTGTTATAACCGAGAATTTAGATATATACTCGCTGGATATAAATACTTGCAATATCAAAGAATCTACTGgtgaatga
- the LOC123275400 gene encoding zinc finger and SCAN domain-containing protein 2-like isoform X1: MKVVCAASTCKYSSKNEDSSDIIFISFPNNEMSTVWAHNCGRPDLLIKSSIELHNNYYICSNHIEDRYFISKTDRIILTEGAVPTLFHHQLQLNNDSVSDSHYHDLKKYTPTTSGSNDDIINTMQLNNCINNVNDCSSTNFRDTVYTNDLHSTSSHINEISSNVSSIDSGDSNLNNYCNININIGQYEDDGDGNDDIGVRYSSLCRLCGQSISDGIDILSDKQINLKTIDKIHLHLPISIDPSESMPLKMCADCYDKLEISHSLVITSLQTEIRLRKYLNLPIKFNDEDRYRELISLHEIEINNEMCMDSTVSTVDDLAAITNKDKSSNISVLSSNISTAQVNQTVIQCPNDTPTKLDDRFKYVLQSDLNNLLLEPLTSLESANNTPNSPVVENNVESLIMENDQQQSPAQISLSSRNDKRDIVENIFNGEQTFEDTNALYNNQNGSPAFRCKKCKDLFNKEEDLLIHDLYHTRTTYPDQERKCGHCSSSFFNRKDLQNHISEKHSGLQMLFKCGICDKVYEKRSSLDVHEATHRQDKPYLCDLCGKSFKHSNNLRGHKRTHLDVAMKKRHNCEICGNAFRSRFHLKEHINQHNGDKPNKCEQCEKAFSKRIQLRQHRLSHGLNKHTCPICGVSFNRRSNMNTHMKRHAKNDGMYTCSVCESSFKSMSELKLHRKEHTENDILESIKKKCNDKEIYQCKICSRAFSKRAALLNHERTHNGTQPRVECDICGKKLANKSSLKYHTKSIHSTERPHTCQFCDEAFVTKEARLIHERIHTGERPYVCKICNMQYRCSSNLSQHMKVHSEVRPHTCQQCNKSFTRKGALTIHERTHTGIKLFTCTICDKIFSQKSELIKHIKVHQVHKVLSCEYCNQIFYSKTDISKHFDSVHKIYSNNTNGSLINDKRIVITENLDIYSLDINTCNIKESTGE; this comes from the exons atgaaagttGTTTGTGCAGCAAGTACATGTAAATATTCATCTAAAAATGAAGATTCaagtgatattatttttatcagctTCCCTAACAATGAAAT gTCCACAGTTTGGGCCCACAATTGCGGCAGGCCagatttattaatcaaatcaAGCATAGAGTTgcacaataattattacatatgCTCAAATCACATTGAAGATCGTTACTTCATAAGTAAAACAGATCGCATAATATTAACAGAAGGTGCTGTACCGACATTATTTCACCatcaattacaattaaataatgactcagTATCGGATTCACATTACCACgacttgaaaaaatatacacCTACTACATCAGGATCAAATGATGATATTATCAACACAATGCAATTAAACAATTGTATCAATAATGTAAACGATTGTTCGTCAACCAATTTTAGAGACACTGTTTATACCAACGATTTACATTCCACAAGCAGccatattaatgaaattagtAGTAATGTTTCGTCTATTGATAGCGGTGATagtaatttaaacaattactgcaatataaatataaatattggacaGTATGAGGACGACGGTGATGGTAATGATGACATTGGAGTAAGATACAGCAGTTTATGTAGACTATGTGGCCAATCAATTAGCGATGGTATTGACATACTTTCTGATAAGCAAATTAACTTGAAGACAAttgataaaatacatttacatTTGCCAATATCTATTGATCCTAGTGAGTCAATGCCGCTCAAAATGTGCGCTGATTGCTATgataaattagaaatttctCATTCTTTAGTTATTACGTCCTTGCAAACTGAAATTAGATTAAGAAAATATCTTAATCTTCCTATTAAG tTTAATGATGAAGATAGATATCGTGAATTAATCTCATTACACGAAATagaaataaacaatgaaatgtGTATGGATTCAACAGTTTCAACAGTTGATGATTTAGCAGCAATAACAAACAAAGATAAATCTAGTAATATATCTGTACTATCTAGTAATATATCAACAGCACAAGTTAATCAAACAGTAATACAATGTCCAAATGACACACCAACAAAATTAGATGATCGTTTTAAGTATGTACTTCAAtcagatttaaataatttattattagaacCATTAACATCGCTCGAGTCCGCAAACAATACACCAAACAGTCCAGTTGTTGAAAATAATGTTGAAAGTTTAATTATGGAAAATGACCAACAGCAATCACCGGCGCAAATAAGTTTAAGTAGCAGAAATGATAAACGTgatattgttgaaaatatattcaaCGGTGAGCAAACATTTGAAGACACTAATGCGTTgtataataatcaaaatggTTCTCCAGCGTTTAGATGTAAAAAGTGTAAggatttatttaacaaagaagaagatttattaatacatgACTTATATCATACGAGAACAACTTATCCAGATCAAGAACGCAAATGCGGACATTGTTCATCGTCATTTTTCAATCGAAAAGATCTGCAAAATCATATTTCCGAAAAACATAGCGGACTGCAAATGCTATTTAAGTGCGGAATTTGTGACAAAGTTTATGAAAAACGGTCAAGCCTTGATGTTCATGAGGCTACGCATCGTCAAGATAAACCGTATCTCTGTGATCTTTGTGGTAAAAGTTTTAAgcattctaataatttaagagGACACAAACGTACACATTTAGATGTTGCTATGAAAAAAAGGCACAATTGTGAAATATGTGGAAATGCTTTTAGATCAAG aTTTCATTTGAAAGAGCATATAAATCAACATAATGGTGATAAGCCGAACAAATGTGAACAATGTGAAAAAGCCTTTTCCAAAAGAATCCAATTGCGACAACACCGACTTTCGCATGGTTTAAATAAACACACTTGTCCTATCTGCGGAGTATCATTCAATCGCAGAAGTAATATGAATACACACATGAAAAGGCACGCTAAAAATGATGGGATGTACACTTGTAGC gTATGTGAAAGCAGCTTTAAATCAATGAGCGAGTTAAAATTACATCGGAAAGAGCACACCGAAAATGATATACttgaaagtattaaaaaaaaatgcaatgaCAAAGAAATATACCAGTGTAAAATATGTTCAAGAGCATTTTCAAAACGCGCTGCATTGTTGAATCATGAGCGTACGCACAATGGTACACAGCCGCGAGTTGAATGTGACATATGCGGAAAAAAATTAGCGAACAAAAGTTCATTAAAATACCATACTAAATCAATACATTCAACGGAAAGGCCACACACGTGTCAATTCTGCGATGAAGCGTTCGTTACAAAAGAAGCGCGTCTTATCCACGAAAGAATACACACTGGCGAACGCCCTTACGTATGTAAAATATGTAATATGCAATATAGATGCTCGAGTAATCTTAGTCAGCATATGAAAGTTCATTCTGAAGTACGACCTCATACATGTCAACAGTGTAATAAAAGTTTCACACGTAAAGGCGCATTGACTATTCATGAACGTACTCATACTGGTATCAAACTATTTACCTGCACTAtttgtgataaaatattttcacaaaAGTCTGAACtaattaaacatattaaagTACATCAGGTACATAAAGTACTGAGTTGTGAATATtgtaatcaaatattttattctaagACTGATATTTCTAAACACTTTGACAGTGTTCATAAAATTTACTCTAATAATACAAACGGTTCTTTGATTAATGATAAACGGATTGTTATAACCGAGAATTTAGATATATACTCGCTGGATATAAATACTTGCAATATCAAAGAATCTACTGgtgaatga
- the LOC123275400 gene encoding zinc finger protein 436-like isoform X4 gives MKVVCAASTCKYSSKNEDSSDIIFISFPNNEMSTVWAHNCGRPDLLIKSSIELHNNYYICSNHIEDRYFISKTDRIILTEGAVPTLFHHQLQLNNDSVSDSHYHDLKKYTPTTSGSNDDIINTMQLNNCINNVNDCSSTNFRDTVYTNDLHSTSSHINEISSNVSSIDSGDSNLNNYCNININIGQYEDDGDGNDDIGVRYSSLCRLCGQSISDGIDILSDKQINLKTIDKIHLHLPISIDPSESMPLKMCADCYDKLEISHSLVITSLQTEIRLRKYLNLPIKFNDEDRYRELISLHEIEINNEMCMDSTVSTVDDLAAITNKDKSSNISVLSSNISTAQVNQTVIQCPNDTPTKLDDRFKYVLQSDLNNLLLEPLTSLESANNTPNSPVVENNVESLIMENDQQQSPAQISLSSRNDKRDIVENIFNGEQTFEDTNALYNNQNGSPAFRCKKYQERKCGHCSSSFFNRKDLQNHISEKHSGLQMLFKCGICDKVYEKRSSLDVHEATHRQDKPYLCDLCGKSFKHSNNLRGHKRTHLDVAMKKRHNCEICGNAFRSRFHLKEHINQHNGDKPNKCEQCEKAFSKRIQLRQHRLSHGLNKHTCPICGVSFNRRSNMNTHMKRHAKNDGMYTCSVCESSFKSMSELKLHRKEHTENDILESIKKKCNDKEIYQCKICSRAFSKRAALLNHERTHNGTQPRVECDICGKKLANKSSLKYHTKSIHSTERPHTCQFCDEAFVTKEARLIHERIHTGERPYVCKICNMQYRCSSNLSQHMKVHSEVRPHTCQQCNKSFTRKGALTIHERTHTGIKLFTCTICDKIFSQKSELIKHIKVHQVHKVLSCEYCNQIFYSKTDISKHFDSVHKIYSNNTNGSLINDKRIVITENLDIYSLDINTCNIKESTGE, from the exons atgaaagttGTTTGTGCAGCAAGTACATGTAAATATTCATCTAAAAATGAAGATTCaagtgatattatttttatcagctTCCCTAACAATGAAAT gTCCACAGTTTGGGCCCACAATTGCGGCAGGCCagatttattaatcaaatcaAGCATAGAGTTgcacaataattattacatatgCTCAAATCACATTGAAGATCGTTACTTCATAAGTAAAACAGATCGCATAATATTAACAGAAGGTGCTGTACCGACATTATTTCACCatcaattacaattaaataatgactcagTATCGGATTCACATTACCACgacttgaaaaaatatacacCTACTACATCAGGATCAAATGATGATATTATCAACACAATGCAATTAAACAATTGTATCAATAATGTAAACGATTGTTCGTCAACCAATTTTAGAGACACTGTTTATACCAACGATTTACATTCCACAAGCAGccatattaatgaaattagtAGTAATGTTTCGTCTATTGATAGCGGTGATagtaatttaaacaattactgcaatataaatataaatattggacaGTATGAGGACGACGGTGATGGTAATGATGACATTGGAGTAAGATACAGCAGTTTATGTAGACTATGTGGCCAATCAATTAGCGATGGTATTGACATACTTTCTGATAAGCAAATTAACTTGAAGACAAttgataaaatacatttacatTTGCCAATATCTATTGATCCTAGTGAGTCAATGCCGCTCAAAATGTGCGCTGATTGCTATgataaattagaaatttctCATTCTTTAGTTATTACGTCCTTGCAAACTGAAATTAGATTAAGAAAATATCTTAATCTTCCTATTAAG tTTAATGATGAAGATAGATATCGTGAATTAATCTCATTACACGAAATagaaataaacaatgaaatgtGTATGGATTCAACAGTTTCAACAGTTGATGATTTAGCAGCAATAACAAACAAAGATAAATCTAGTAATATATCTGTACTATCTAGTAATATATCAACAGCACAAGTTAATCAAACAGTAATACAATGTCCAAATGACACACCAACAAAATTAGATGATCGTTTTAAGTATGTACTTCAAtcagatttaaataatttattattagaacCATTAACATCGCTCGAGTCCGCAAACAATACACCAAACAGTCCAGTTGTTGAAAATAATGTTGAAAGTTTAATTATGGAAAATGACCAACAGCAATCACCGGCGCAAATAAGTTTAAGTAGCAGAAATGATAAACGTgatattgttgaaaatatattcaaCGGTGAGCAAACATTTGAAGACACTAATGCGTTgtataataatcaaaatggTTCTCCAGCGTTTAGATGTAAAAAGT ATCAAGAACGCAAATGCGGACATTGTTCATCGTCATTTTTCAATCGAAAAGATCTGCAAAATCATATTTCCGAAAAACATAGCGGACTGCAAATGCTATTTAAGTGCGGAATTTGTGACAAAGTTTATGAAAAACGGTCAAGCCTTGATGTTCATGAGGCTACGCATCGTCAAGATAAACCGTATCTCTGTGATCTTTGTGGTAAAAGTTTTAAgcattctaataatttaagagGACACAAACGTACACATTTAGATGTTGCTATGAAAAAAAGGCACAATTGTGAAATATGTGGAAATGCTTTTAGATCAAG aTTTCATTTGAAAGAGCATATAAATCAACATAATGGTGATAAGCCGAACAAATGTGAACAATGTGAAAAAGCCTTTTCCAAAAGAATCCAATTGCGACAACACCGACTTTCGCATGGTTTAAATAAACACACTTGTCCTATCTGCGGAGTATCATTCAATCGCAGAAGTAATATGAATACACACATGAAAAGGCACGCTAAAAATGATGGGATGTACACTTGTAGC gTATGTGAAAGCAGCTTTAAATCAATGAGCGAGTTAAAATTACATCGGAAAGAGCACACCGAAAATGATATACttgaaagtattaaaaaaaaatgcaatgaCAAAGAAATATACCAGTGTAAAATATGTTCAAGAGCATTTTCAAAACGCGCTGCATTGTTGAATCATGAGCGTACGCACAATGGTACACAGCCGCGAGTTGAATGTGACATATGCGGAAAAAAATTAGCGAACAAAAGTTCATTAAAATACCATACTAAATCAATACATTCAACGGAAAGGCCACACACGTGTCAATTCTGCGATGAAGCGTTCGTTACAAAAGAAGCGCGTCTTATCCACGAAAGAATACACACTGGCGAACGCCCTTACGTATGTAAAATATGTAATATGCAATATAGATGCTCGAGTAATCTTAGTCAGCATATGAAAGTTCATTCTGAAGTACGACCTCATACATGTCAACAGTGTAATAAAAGTTTCACACGTAAAGGCGCATTGACTATTCATGAACGTACTCATACTGGTATCAAACTATTTACCTGCACTAtttgtgataaaatattttcacaaaAGTCTGAACtaattaaacatattaaagTACATCAGGTACATAAAGTACTGAGTTGTGAATATtgtaatcaaatattttattctaagACTGATATTTCTAAACACTTTGACAGTGTTCATAAAATTTACTCTAATAATACAAACGGTTCTTTGATTAATGATAAACGGATTGTTATAACCGAGAATTTAGATATATACTCGCTGGATATAAATACTTGCAATATCAAAGAATCTACTGgtgaatga
- the LOC123275400 gene encoding zinc finger protein 813-like isoform X5, giving the protein MKVVCAASTCKYSSKNEDSSDIIFISFPNNEMSTVWAHNCGRPDLLIKSSIELHNNYYICSNHIEDRYFISKTDRIILTEGAVPTLFHHQLQLNNDSVSDSHYHDLKKYTPTTSGSNDDIINTMQLNNCINNVNDCSSTNFRDTVYTNDLHSTSSHINEISSNVSSIDSGDSNLNNYCNININIGQYEDDGDGNDDIGVRYSSLCRLCGQSISDGIDILSDKQINLKTIDKIHLHLPISIDPSESMPLKMCADCYDKLEISHSLVITSLQTEIRLRKYLNLPIKFNDEDRYRELISLHEIEINNEMCMDSTVSTVDDLAAITNKDKSSNISVLSSNISTAQVNQTVIQCPNDTPTKLDDRFKYVLQSDLNNLLLEPLTSLESANNTPNSPVVENNVESLIMENDQQQSPAQISLSSRNDKRDIVENIFNAFRCKKYQERKCGHCSSSFFNRKDLQNHISEKHSGLQMLFKCGICDKVYEKRSSLDVHEATHRQDKPYLCDLCGKSFKHSNNLRGHKRTHLDVAMKKRHNCEICGNAFRSRFHLKEHINQHNGDKPNKCEQCEKAFSKRIQLRQHRLSHGLNKHTCPICGVSFNRRSNMNTHMKRHAKNDGMYTCSVCESSFKSMSELKLHRKEHTENDILESIKKKCNDKEIYQCKICSRAFSKRAALLNHERTHNGTQPRVECDICGKKLANKSSLKYHTKSIHSTERPHTCQFCDEAFVTKEARLIHERIHTGERPYVCKICNMQYRCSSNLSQHMKVHSEVRPHTCQQCNKSFTRKGALTIHERTHTGIKLFTCTICDKIFSQKSELIKHIKVHQVHKVLSCEYCNQIFYSKTDISKHFDSVHKIYSNNTNGSLINDKRIVITENLDIYSLDINTCNIKESTGE; this is encoded by the exons atgaaagttGTTTGTGCAGCAAGTACATGTAAATATTCATCTAAAAATGAAGATTCaagtgatattatttttatcagctTCCCTAACAATGAAAT gTCCACAGTTTGGGCCCACAATTGCGGCAGGCCagatttattaatcaaatcaAGCATAGAGTTgcacaataattattacatatgCTCAAATCACATTGAAGATCGTTACTTCATAAGTAAAACAGATCGCATAATATTAACAGAAGGTGCTGTACCGACATTATTTCACCatcaattacaattaaataatgactcagTATCGGATTCACATTACCACgacttgaaaaaatatacacCTACTACATCAGGATCAAATGATGATATTATCAACACAATGCAATTAAACAATTGTATCAATAATGTAAACGATTGTTCGTCAACCAATTTTAGAGACACTGTTTATACCAACGATTTACATTCCACAAGCAGccatattaatgaaattagtAGTAATGTTTCGTCTATTGATAGCGGTGATagtaatttaaacaattactgcaatataaatataaatattggacaGTATGAGGACGACGGTGATGGTAATGATGACATTGGAGTAAGATACAGCAGTTTATGTAGACTATGTGGCCAATCAATTAGCGATGGTATTGACATACTTTCTGATAAGCAAATTAACTTGAAGACAAttgataaaatacatttacatTTGCCAATATCTATTGATCCTAGTGAGTCAATGCCGCTCAAAATGTGCGCTGATTGCTATgataaattagaaatttctCATTCTTTAGTTATTACGTCCTTGCAAACTGAAATTAGATTAAGAAAATATCTTAATCTTCCTATTAAG tTTAATGATGAAGATAGATATCGTGAATTAATCTCATTACACGAAATagaaataaacaatgaaatgtGTATGGATTCAACAGTTTCAACAGTTGATGATTTAGCAGCAATAACAAACAAAGATAAATCTAGTAATATATCTGTACTATCTAGTAATATATCAACAGCACAAGTTAATCAAACAGTAATACAATGTCCAAATGACACACCAACAAAATTAGATGATCGTTTTAAGTATGTACTTCAAtcagatttaaataatttattattagaacCATTAACATCGCTCGAGTCCGCAAACAATACACCAAACAGTCCAGTTGTTGAAAATAATGTTGAAAGTTTAATTATGGAAAATGACCAACAGCAATCACCGGCGCAAATAAGTTTAAGTAGCAGAAATGATAAACGTgatattgttgaaaatatattcaaCG CGTTTAGATGTAAAAAGT ATCAAGAACGCAAATGCGGACATTGTTCATCGTCATTTTTCAATCGAAAAGATCTGCAAAATCATATTTCCGAAAAACATAGCGGACTGCAAATGCTATTTAAGTGCGGAATTTGTGACAAAGTTTATGAAAAACGGTCAAGCCTTGATGTTCATGAGGCTACGCATCGTCAAGATAAACCGTATCTCTGTGATCTTTGTGGTAAAAGTTTTAAgcattctaataatttaagagGACACAAACGTACACATTTAGATGTTGCTATGAAAAAAAGGCACAATTGTGAAATATGTGGAAATGCTTTTAGATCAAG aTTTCATTTGAAAGAGCATATAAATCAACATAATGGTGATAAGCCGAACAAATGTGAACAATGTGAAAAAGCCTTTTCCAAAAGAATCCAATTGCGACAACACCGACTTTCGCATGGTTTAAATAAACACACTTGTCCTATCTGCGGAGTATCATTCAATCGCAGAAGTAATATGAATACACACATGAAAAGGCACGCTAAAAATGATGGGATGTACACTTGTAGC gTATGTGAAAGCAGCTTTAAATCAATGAGCGAGTTAAAATTACATCGGAAAGAGCACACCGAAAATGATATACttgaaagtattaaaaaaaaatgcaatgaCAAAGAAATATACCAGTGTAAAATATGTTCAAGAGCATTTTCAAAACGCGCTGCATTGTTGAATCATGAGCGTACGCACAATGGTACACAGCCGCGAGTTGAATGTGACATATGCGGAAAAAAATTAGCGAACAAAAGTTCATTAAAATACCATACTAAATCAATACATTCAACGGAAAGGCCACACACGTGTCAATTCTGCGATGAAGCGTTCGTTACAAAAGAAGCGCGTCTTATCCACGAAAGAATACACACTGGCGAACGCCCTTACGTATGTAAAATATGTAATATGCAATATAGATGCTCGAGTAATCTTAGTCAGCATATGAAAGTTCATTCTGAAGTACGACCTCATACATGTCAACAGTGTAATAAAAGTTTCACACGTAAAGGCGCATTGACTATTCATGAACGTACTCATACTGGTATCAAACTATTTACCTGCACTAtttgtgataaaatattttcacaaaAGTCTGAACtaattaaacatattaaagTACATCAGGTACATAAAGTACTGAGTTGTGAATATtgtaatcaaatattttattctaagACTGATATTTCTAAACACTTTGACAGTGTTCATAAAATTTACTCTAATAATACAAACGGTTCTTTGATTAATGATAAACGGATTGTTATAACCGAGAATTTAGATATATACTCGCTGGATATAAATACTTGCAATATCAAAGAATCTACTGgtgaatga